A genomic stretch from Penaeus vannamei isolate JL-2024 chromosome 6, ASM4276789v1, whole genome shotgun sequence includes:
- the LOC138861989 gene encoding uncharacterized protein, producing MTTFLLLLTSRRVPLGAPRCPPDDPKYPSSVPQVTPSTPRCPPGDPRCPPGDPKYPQVPPSTARCPPGYPRCPQVTPSTPRCPKYPQVSPRCPKYPQVSPNTLRCPQVTPSTPRCPPGDPKYP from the exons atgaccactttccttctcctcctgacgTCACGCAGAGTGCCCCTAGGTGCCCCCAGGTGTCCCCCAGATGACCCCAAGTACCCCTCAA GTGTCCCCCAGGTGACCCCAAGTACCCCCAGGTGCCCTCCAGGTGACCCCAGGTGTCCCCCAGGTGACCCCAAGTACCCCCAGGTGCCCCCAAGTACCGCCAGGTGCCCTCCAGGTTACCCCAGATGTCCCCAGGTGACCCCAAGTACCCCCAGGTGCCCCAAGTACCCCCAGGTGTCCCCCAGGTGCCCCAAATACCCCCAGGTGTCCCCAAATACCCTTAGGTGCCCCCAGGTGACCCCAAGTACCCCTAGGTGCCCACCAGGTGACCCTAAGTACCCCTAG